The genomic DNA CATTGGGTGGTCCTTACCCCACGTCTACACCCCATGAAGTGGAAGCAGCAGGTGCAGATTACCTAATTCTGGATGAAGGGGAAATCACTTTACCCATGTTTGTGGAAGCGGTACAAAAAGGTGAAAAATCTGGAGTTTTCCGCGCTACTGAAAAGCCTGATGTCACTGGTACACCGATTCCCCGCTTTGATTTATTGGAATTTAATGCCTATGATATGATGTCTGTGCAGTTTTCGCGGGGTTGTCCTTTCCAATGCGAATTTTGCGACATCATTGTTCTATATGGACGCAAACCCAGAACCAAAAGCCCTGAACAACTTTTAGCAGAATTAGATTATCTCTATGAGTTGGGTTGGAGACGCGGTGTATTCATGGTTGATGATAACTTTATTGGCAACAAACGCAATGTGAAATTGTTGCTAAAAGAGTTAAAAGTTTGGATGGCTGAACATCAATATCCTTTCAATTTTGATACAGAAGCTTCCATTGATTTGGCACAAGATCAAGAGATGATGGAGTTGATGGTTGATTGTGGATTTAAAGCCGTATTTTTGGGTATTGAAACCCCAGATGAAGACAGTTTACAACTAACTAAAAAATTCCAAAATACTCGCAGTTCTTTAACTGAGTCGGTAGAAACTATTATCAAAGCCGGTTTACGACCAATGGCTGGGTTTATTATTGGTTTTGATGGTGAAAAAGCCGGTGCTGGCGATCGCATCGTTAGATTTGCTGAACTAGCTGCCATTCCTTCCACCACCTTTGCTATGTTACAGGCGTTACCTAACACTGCATTGTGGCATCGCTTGAAAAAAGAAGGACGACTACGGGAAAACAAAGACGGGAATATCAATCAAACCACATTGATGAATTTTATTCCTACCCGTCCTCTGGAAGAACTAGCGAGGGAATATGTGGAAGCTTTTTGTGCTTTATATGATCCTGTAGCTTATTTAGATCGCACCTATCGCTGTTTTATGATGTTGGGTTCTCCTAAATGGACAGCACCAGCGAAAACACCGGAATGGGTAGTTATCAAAGCTTTGTTAATAGTAATTTGGCGACAAGGTTTTAAACGAGAAACTCGTTGGAAATTCTGGCATCATTTCTTTAGTATTCTCAAGCATAATCCTAAAGTGATTGAGCAGTACGTTTCTACCTGCGCTCACATCGAGCATTTTATGGAATATCGGCAAATTGTGCGCGATGAAATCGAAAGCCAACTCGCTGCTTATTTAGCCCAAGGTGCAGAAAAACCTTATGTTCCAGAAAAGGAAAAAGCTGTAGCTTAATCATCAGCAGATCCCCAATTTAATGATGAAGTTGGGGATCTATATGTATCTGGGATTAATAGGATTATTATTCCTGATTATTAACTTCTGAAGAATTCAGAGTTGTACCATTATTTTGGGGACTGAAAAATTGAGCATCATTAACCCAAATTGAGTGTTGATGTACGGGAATATTGATACCCATTTGATCAAAGGTAATTTTCAAACGACGACGATATTCTCTGGCCACATCCCATTGTTTGAGTGGTTGAGTTTTGATCCACACACGAATCATCATCCCGCGATCGCCAAAATTATCAATTCCTAAAATACTTGGCTGGTCTATAATTTGACGTTGCCAAAGTGGTTCTTGGTTCATCTCATTAGCTACATCTTTGATCAATTGCAAAGCTCGATCAATGTTTGTCTGATAGGAAACTGGTATAGTTAAATCAGCCCGTGACCAACGACTAGAAAGATTTGCTACTACTTTAATTTCACTGTTAGGAATTGTAATTAATCTTCCTTCTGCATCCCTAACTTGAGTCATGCGGAGATTGAGGTTTTCTACTAAACCACCCACATCTCCAACTACTATCACATCACCCAAAGCATATTGATCTTCGAGGATAATTAAAAACCCATTTATAGCATCTTTAATTAAGTTTTGAGAAGCAAGAGATACGGCTACACCTATTAAACCTGCACCTGCTAATAAAGGAACTATATCTATTCCCAAGGCAACTAAGGCAATTAAAATTCCTACTCCTATGCAAATTAGGGTAGTGATACTTTTAGTGACACCAGAAAATGTGGAAACTCTCAATTGCATCCGTTCTGAAGCTTCTGAGTTTAATAAAAAACCACCACTAATGAGAGTTTTTGTTAAGCGATCAATGAGAGCATAACTAATGTAAACAACCACATAAGTTCCTAGTATGACAACGCCTACTTTAAAAGGAATTTGAGCAGCTGCAAGAATTGCCAGTTGTAAAGCCCGTGTGTAAGGAAATAGTCCTAAAATTATAAAACTACCACCAGCCCAAATTCCGGTTTGTGTCAATTGGAAGAAGATTTTTTTGACTTCTGTTAAATGCTCATTTTGCTGTTGATCTAATTGGGTAGTAATGGTTTGGTCTGTTTCTTCGTTTAAATCAATTGCTTCTATTTTTTGCTTGTGTAAATGTCTTTGATGACGATATATAAACAAGCTTAATAAAACCATGGTTACTGTTAGAACCCCTGCAATTTTTCCCTGAAATATCAAAGCAGGAGTCTGTCGTTCTGATTTTGCTTTTTCTAACTCTTGCTGTAAATTTGCCGTAATTTGATTAGCTAATGTTTCTGGATCTAAATTACGTAGTCTTGCATCCAGTGAATTTACAGTCATTAGATATTTACCATTGATATAAATTACTGGTAAATCATTAACTGTGCGAATTTGTGATTTTAGTTTTTTCTCAGATAATTGAAAGTAATTGTTACTAATTTCTTGTAAATTCAGTTGGATACTTTGCGCTCGTGGGATGATACTATTTTTTGAACCAGCTATCTGAAACAGGGGACGACCATCTAAATAAATCCATTCAGAAGTTGTTATATCTTCAGCACCATTATTTACATTATTGGGAGTTGGTAAGTAAGGTAGGAGAGGTATCTGGGCTGTAGCTTTTGGTACAGAAATGACTGCTAGAGCTATTGAACCTGTGATAGCCAAAAATTTTAAACGCACTCAAAAACCTCCTTGATGTTAATGTTTTCTTGGATGGTTAACAAACTGGTATTTTAAAATTTGTTTACTAGCAAGTGATATTTTGTTTGATAGACTTAACTTGATATATATCCAAATTAGGTGACAGTTTCAATTCTATGTTTCTTCTTCAACAAACATAGTCTTTGTTTTTCCAAAACATACCATACATATTACGAAATGTGTACCTTAGTCAAATTGAGTATGAAATATGAGGATAAGTATTTGTATATGAATAGACAATGATGATTTAAATTTCTGAACAGGTCTAAGTTTTAATATAAAAAATTCAGTATATGTAAATAAAATTTTAGATGTACAGTTCAGTGTGAGCTACTTTAAACACGGACTCAATAATAAACTCAGATTTCCAGAAATGGATAAAATATATTTATAGCAACAAATAGAGTAATTAGTAGTTTGTATACTTGTAATTGTAAGAAAGTCTAATCAAAACAGAGTGTAGTAGAGTGTTCTGTTTTTGTTTTCATGCTCAGTTACTGATTGCAGGGTAATTGTAGCTAAAAATTGCCAGGTGTGAGCAAACTTTGTTAAAGTACGTAAGGGTTTTCAGACCTTCTTGTTTTCTAGAGGACAATTTAAATGACCGCAACTACTCCCAGATTAAAGCACGAGGTTAAAGACCTCGCCCTCGCTCCCTTGGGAAGACAACGGATTGACTGGGCTGGCCGGGAAATGCCCGTATTAAAGCAAATCCGCGATCGCTTTGAGAAAGAAAAGCCATTTGCAGGATTACGCCTTGTTGCTTGCGCTCACGTTACCACTGAAACAGCACATTTGGCGATCGCCTTAAAAGCTGGTGGTGCTGATGCAATTTTGATTGCAAGTAACCCCCTATCTACTCAAGATGACGTAGCTGCTTGCTTAGTCACTGATTACGAAATTCCCGTTTTCGCTATCAAAGGTGAAGACGCAGAAACCTATAACCGTCACGTACAAATTGCTTTAGATCACCGCCCCAATGTGATCATTGATGATGGTAGTGACGTAGTTGCTGACTTGGTGAAAAACCGTCAACATCAATTATCTGATTTAATCGGTACAACCGAAGAAACCACCACTGGTATTGTGCGTTTACGCGCTATGTTAAACGACGGCGTGTTAACCTTCCCCGCGATGAACGTTAACGATGCAGATACCAAGCACTTCTTTGATAACCGCTACGGTACTGGTCAATCTACCTTAGACGGCATCATCCGCGCTACAAACATTTTGCTGGCTGGTAAGACCGTTGTTGTAGCTGGTTATGGCTGGTGTGGTAAGGGTACAGCTTTACGCGCTAGTGGTATGGGTGCAAACGTTATCGTGACCGAAATTGATCCTATTAAAGCTATTGAAGCTGTAATGGATGGTTTCCGTGTGTTACCTATGGCTGAAGCTGCTGCTCATGGTGATATCTTCGTTACTGTAACTGGTAACAAGCACGTCATCCGTGGTGAACACTTCGATGTCATGAAAGACGGTGCGATCGTTTGTAACTCTGGTCACTTTGATATTGAGTTAGACCTAAAAACATTACGCACCAAAACTAAAGAAGTTAAAACCGTTCGTCCTTTCACTGAGCAATACATCCTCAACAGTGGTAAATCTGTAATTGTATTGGGTGAAGGTCGTTTAGTTAACCTAGCTGCTGCGGAAGGACATCCTAGCGCGGTTATGGATATGAGTTTTGCTAACCAAGCTTTAGCTGTTGAATACTTGGTGAAAAACAAAGGTAAGTTAGAACCCGGTTTATATTCTATTCCTACCGAAGTTGATCAAGAAATTGCTCGTTTGAAGTTACAAGCAATGAAGATCAATATTGATAGTTTGACAGCAGATCAAATTGATTACATCAATTCTTGGCAGTCTGGAACTTAATACTTTGATTAATTGATTTTTTGAGGGGATGGGCTTTTTGCTTATCCCCTTTTTTTGAACGAACCGCTCCAGACGCAGAGAGAGCTAAAGTTTATAATCCTATAATAGTTAAGTCTTGTGGTGTAGGCATATTGCCCGCTAGACTTATACAAATTAAATGCACAGCAGCTTACCTGAGTTCTGAAGCATTCAGATTTTTCACACTGTTACCAATGCCTGTCACCTATCAAATCCTCTCCAACCTTATGGCAAAATTGATCAGAGTCCTCAAAAACTGATTATTCCCAGTATGACTGCAACTATACCAAATCTCCCCAGTCTCTACGAACCCTTCTCCACAGAAGCCAAATGGCAAAAATTCTGGGAAGACAACCAAGTCTACAAAGCAGACCCCGACCATGCCGGTGAACCCTACTGTATTGTTATTCCTCCCCCTAATGTGACCGGCCGTTTGCACATGGGTCACGCTTTTGAGGGTGCATTAATTGATTCCCTGGTACGTTACCAACGCATGAAGGGACGTAACACCCTGTGGCTACCCGGTACTGACCACGCCAGTATTGCAGTCCAAACCATTTTGGAAAAACAACTCAAAGCCGAAGGTAAAACTCGCTACGATATAGGTAGGGAAAAATTCTTAGAAAAGGCTTGGGAATGGAAAGCTGAATCAGGTGGGACAATTGTCAATCAATTACGCCGTTTGGGTGTTTCCGTTGACTGGTCACGGGAACGCTTCACATTAGATGAAGGTTTATCAAAAGCTGTTTTAGAAGCATTTAATCGTCTTTATGATGAAGGTCTAATTTACAGAGGTAATTATTTAGTTAACTGGTGTCCCGCTTCCCAGTCTGCGGTGTCTGATTTGGAAGTTGAACCCAAGGAAGTTAATGGTAATCTTTGGCACTTCCGTTATCCTCTCAGTGATGGTTCTGGTTTTGTGGAAGTGGCTACAACTCGACCTGAAACCATGTTAGGTGATACTGGTGTTGCGGTAAACCCGGAGGATGACAGGTATAAACATTTAATTGGTAAAACTCTTACCCTCCCCATCATGAACCGGGAAATACCGATTATTGGTGATGAATTAGTTGATCCTACCTTCGGTACAGGTTGTGTAAAAGTTACACCAGCCCATGATCCTAACGACTTTGAAATGGGTAAGCGTCATAATTTGCCGTTTATCAATATCATGAACAAAGACGGCACATTAAACGAAAATGCGGGTGAGTTCCAAGGACAAGACCGCTTTGTTGCCAGAAAAAATGTCATTGCTCGCTTAGAAGCAGATAGCGTACTGGTAAAAATAGAAGACTATAAACATACAGTACCCTATAGCGATCGCGGCAAAGTCCCCGTTGAACCTCTATTATCTACCCAGTGGTTCGTGAAAATTCGCCCCCTCGCGGATAAAACCCTCGATTTCCTCGATAACCAAAGTTCCCCCGAATTTGTCCCTGAACGCTGGCGAAAGGTTTACCGTGACTGGTTAGTAAATCTGCGTGACTGGTGTATTTCCCGTCAGTTATGGTGGGGTCATCAAATCCCCGCTTGGTATGCAGTCAGTGAAACCAACGGCGAAATTACCGACACCACACCCCATTTTGTCGCTAGAAATGAAGCCGAAGCCTTAGAAAAAGCCAAATCACAATTTGGCGAAGAAGTCAAATTAGAACAAGACCCCGACGTATTAGATACTTGGTTTTCCTCTGGTTTATGGCCTTTCTCAACTTTAGGTTGGCCAGAACAAACCAAAGACTTAGAAACCTACTATCCCACCGCTACCCTAGTTGCAGGATTTGATATTATCTTTTTCTGGGTAGCGAGAATGACCATGATGGCTGGACATTTCACTGGTAAAATGCCCTTCAAAAATGTTTATATTCATGGTTTAGTCAGGGATGAAAATAATAAGAAAATGTCCAAATCAGCAAACAATGGTATTGACCCATTATTGTTGATTGATAAATATGGAACTGATGCCCTCCGCTATACCTTAGTTAAAGAAGTAGTCGGTGCTGGTCAAGATATTCGCTTAGAATATGATCGTAAAAAAGATGAATCTATTTCCGTAGAAGCATCCCGAAATTTTGCCAATAAAATCTGGAATGCTGCCCGATTTGTAATGATGAATTTGGATGGGCAAACACCAGAAAAATTAGGTAAAGCGAAACCAACAGAACTCAGTGATAAATGGATTATCTCCCGTTATCATCAAGTAATTAAACAAACAAATAATTACTTTGATAATTATAGTTTTGGAGAAGCAGCAAAAGGACTTTATGAGTTTATTTGGGGTGACTTCTGTGACTGGTATATTGAATTAGTCAAATCCAGATTACAGAAAGACGCAGAACCCGCATCTCGCAAAGTAGCCCAACAAATTATTGCGGAAATATTGGAAGGCATCTTAAAATTATTACATCCTTTCATGCCCCATATTACCGAAGAAATTTGGCAAACTCTTACCCAACAACCAGCAGAAAATCCTCAATGTTTAGCCTTACAAAGTTATCCAGAAGCGGATAATAAGTTAATTGATGCTGATTTAGAAACACAATTTGATTTGTTAATTGGTACTATCCGCACCATTCGTAACTTACGCGCCGAAGCTGATGTCAAACCGGGTGTAAAAATCACCGCTAATTTGCAAAGTGAAAGTGAAAAAGAAAGGTCAATTCTCACACTTGCTGAGTCTTATATTAAAGATTTAGCTAAAGTAGAAACCTTAACTATTCAAACTCCTGAAATTACTGTAGAAGAAAAACCAAAAATCAATTTACTTTTTAACAGTATATACTGGCGGACATTCTTGACAATTTTTGTAGTTATTTCCGCTTTAATTACTGTGAGAGTAGCTGTGTTTGTGGGGAATACATCTCTGCGGTTGCCAATTTTTGGAACATTCTTTGAACTGGTAGGTTTAGCTTATGCAGGTTGGTTTATTGTCCGCTATTTATTAAATGCCAAAGCCAGACAAGAAATATTTGCCAAATATTTACCAGCAGAGGAAGAAACGAAAGAAGCAGAAATAGAAACTGCTGTAACCGAAGAGAAAGAAAAAGAAAATTCCATTGCTGGTGTTGTGGGTACAGTTCAGATAGTTATTCCTTTAACTGGAGTAGTTGATGTTGAGGTTTTACGTGCCAAACTGGAAAAAAGTTTGAGTAAAGTAGAAGCAGAAGTAAAATCTTTAAGTGGAAGATTAAGTAATTCCAACTTTGTAGATAAAGCCCCCGCCGATGTGGTACAAACTACCAGAGATGCTTTAGCAGAAGCCCAAAAACAAGCGGAAATTTTACAGGAACGTCTTGGTACTTTATAACAGGTGACAGGTGATAGGTTACAGGTTACAGGTGACTGGTTACAGGTTAAAGACGTAAGAGATTACCTATTACCTATTACCTATTACCTATTACCTATAGGACTCCTATTTGAATTTTGATAGCTTGCGTGGCGTAGCCATACAAAATTAGGTATTGTAGGGTGTGTTAGAACGGAGTTCGTAACGCACCATTATCAAGGGTTTGGTGCGTTACGCTATCACTCTAAGCGAAGCCATGCCCGCAAGGGCTTTACGCACCCTACGTATCTTTTCAAGAATCAAATATTATTCCTATATTACCTATTACCTATTACCTATTACCTATTACCTATTACCTATTACCTATTACCTATTATCTAGTTTTGAATGATTATGCAATATTTAGCCCAAGTACATAAAAACGATTTTTTAAAACAGTATCAATTACGTCTGTTGGCAATTAAGGAAGATGAATATTTATGGTCAACAATTTCTGAAGAGACATTTATTCTTTTGGGAAAAGAACACATCATGAATGAAAAAATGATGGTTTTAGTAGAACTTTCCCCCACAGGAGATATAGAAAGAATTGAAGATGCTACCAGTTGGATAGTTGATTTAGTGCAAACTTACCTCTCAACTGGTGTTACACCGGAATTTTTAAAACAAGAAGCTGAAAATGCAGAACAGTGGCGACAAATTTTAACTTTACAAAATCAAGATATAGCCCGTCGTACTTTGGAATTAGAAGCAAGACGGGAACAAATTCAAGCTTTAGAAGAAAGTCTTAACCGTGAACAAAATAATCATAGTTCCTAAAACAGAGAATAGGTAATAGGTAATCTCTTATATCTGTTACCTGTCACCTGTCACCTGTCAGCAATTACTTAATTTCTTCTCCTGCTAATACTTGACGAATTACCCTAGTTAAAGCTTTTTGTGTAAAGCGTCCAGCAAGTTGTTGTCCTAAGTTATGGACTCTGGGATTAACAATAATCTCAGCTAGTTGGGGGGCAATTTTAGCAGGATCAAAACCTCTAGTTTCTCTGAGAATACCTGCAATTCGTTTGATATATTCTAGGGTTTGTTGTTGTTCAGCGGTTGCACCAGGCATTTCATTAATTGCGGTGATACCTACTCTTTCCCGCAGTAAATAGGTGAAATTGTGCAAGACATTTTTACTAACTGCATCTAGTCCATTTAAAAATTCATCAACTAATCTATCTCGAATAAATTCACCCCGTTGAGAAGATAGAAAATCTAGGGTTTGATTCATGACTAAGCTCAGGTCATAATCTTGACTATTGCGAGCATTTTTAAGTAGGTTTTCTAGACGATTCCAGCGGAATTTACCATCTTTAAATAACAACTCTTGTAATGAAGTTCTTAATTCATGAGATGGATCAGTTAGCAGACGTTTGGAAACATAAGGATAGGCTTCACTCAGCACTTTGAAGTTGGGATCGATATAAATGGCGATACCTTCCAAAGTCACCAAAGAACGAATTATTAGCGCATAGTATGGCGGTACACGGAAAGGATACTCATACATTAATGCTGATAAATCATCGGTGATGCTTTTAATGTTTAGTTCTGCAACACTTGCACCTTGGGCATTGGCAAATACTTTAGCAAATGCCGGAATAATTGGTGTTAAATCTGTTTCTGGGGAAAGAAATTCTAGTTTGACGTAATCTTCTGTTAATAAATCAAAGTCTCTGTTAACAACGTGAACAATAGCTTCAATTAAACCATAGCGTTGTGGTGGTTTAATTTCGCTCATCATGCCGAAGTCGAGATAAGCTAATTTGCCATCCAAAGTAGCTAATAAATTGCCAGGATGAGGATCAGCGTGGAAAAAACCATGTTCTAATAATTGACGCAGGGAACATTGAACTCCTACCTCGATTAAATAACGGGCATCTATTCCCAGTTCTTTAATTTCCTTGCTTTGAGTTAATTTAATACCGTTGATCCATTCCATCGTTAACACACGACGGTTTGTATATTCCCAATAAATTTTGGGTACATATATATCTTGAATATGTCCATATAACTCAAAAAAGCGTTCGGCATTTTCCCCTTCATGGATGTAGTCCATTTCTTCAAAAATGCGATCGCCTAATTCATCTAAAATCCCAACTAAATCACTTCTTACCCGTTTAAAGTTTTTTTGCACCCATCCGGCTAAGTTGCGTAAAATATATAAATCTATGGTGATGCGTTCTCGCAAATCTGGACGCTGTATTTTGACAGCGACTTCTTCACCATTTTTCAGCTTACCTTTATATACTTGTCCTAAAGAAGCTGCCGCAATTGGTTGGGGGGAAAGTTCCGCGTAAATTTCCTCTGGTGTACCTCCTAATTCTTCCTCAATAAATTGGTAAGCAATTTCATTAGGAAAAGCAGGTAATTGATCTTGCAGTTTAGTTAATTCTTCTAAACATACTGGTGGTACTAAATCTGGCCTGGTAGATAATGCTTGACCAATTTTTATATAAGCTGGTCCCAATCGTGTCAGTAATTCTCTTAATTGAACTGCCCGCCGCAGATTATCTTTAACAGCAATTCCTCGCTTTCCATCCCACCAAACTCCTAAAAGATAGGACAGGGTTGGCCGTAAAACTGCCAAAATTCGCTGTAAAACCTGAAAAGGCCGATTTTGATAATGGGTTTGGATTTTTTGTGGATCGTAATCTATTGATTCTGGTTCAGTTGCGGCTGATAATGGTGATTTACGCCTCGCAGATGGTTCTGCGGATTTGCTCACCAAGGTTTCTGCACCATTTTCTGGTACTACTTCAATTAAGGACAACTCGTTTCCGCGACTGTCCTCCGCAGTAGATCGAGAACTAGGGGGAAGTGTCTTAACTATCATTCAAAAGGCCACCAATGAGATGAACTGTTAACTATTGTAACAATATGTTGCGAATGCCGCTAGGCAAGTTTAAAAACAGGGGGGAATAATCTATCCTGTATGATTTTTGAATTTTAGATTTCAGTTCAGCATTCAGTTAACGTCTATAGCTTGCGTGACATTTCTCATTAAAGGGGAAATTGCGCCTTAATTGTTCGGTTCTACCACTGCCGCTAATATACAAAAGACTATACTCTCATAGGTGTATAGTTCAATGTTTATTTTACCTGCTGTTAGATGCTCGTTAATTAAGGGGTGAAAACCTGTGTACGAATGGATATTGCCAAGTCTAAGAGAAGTTTTAGCTACAAGCCAAGCCAATATGGCTGATTGTTCATCTGCCAAAGCAGAACAACAATGGCGTATTAGTTTGGCAGCAACAGAACATCTTTTACTCAAAACCTTAGCGCCAATCACCACTGACAAAACTCAAGCTTTGGTTTTAACTGCACCAGCACCTTTATTTAGTCAGCCACAATTAACCCAAAATTTACGAACAGTTACTTTTACAGCTAAACCCTTTAATCCGTTGGCTTTGATGCCTTTTCATATCTCACCGAGAATGGCGCAAAGTATAGGAAATCAGGTAATATCCAATCTGCAAGACGCTGCAAAAATTACAGAAAAAATTACAGATAATATCTACACAGAAAATCAAATTAATTCAGAAAAATCTATTTTACCTTTATTAACTACTGATCCTTTGGGAACAGAGCAGTTTTGTTTAGTATTTACAGAAAAATTTAGATTGGTTTTAGTTTTGTCAACCAACCAAAATGGTAAAAAGGAATTTTTATTTTCTTTTGAACCAGAGGTGGTACAACAAGCTTGGCAAGCTTTAGGTGCAAGGGTAGTTTTAACTAATCCAGATTTATTTGCTAATTTAGATGAGTTAGTGACAAAATACTCTTCTAGTTTACCTAACTATCAAACTATTATTGAATTTAGCCAATTTTTATTACAAGAATTACCAGAACCAGAGACAGATAAAGTTATACACAATTTTTCCACATCTACCTCTTCCTCTCATCATGTTTCTCCCTCAGCAAAACCTAATTATCGCCCTGATGTGGAGTTATTACAAGCTTTTGCCCACGAAGTTCGCACACCTTTGGCAACTATTCGCACTTTAACCAAATTACTACTTAAACGTCGAGATTTACCCACTACTGTTATTAACCGTTTACAAGTTATTGATCATGAATGTACTGAGCAAATTGACAGAATGGAGTTATTATTTAAAGCCGCAGAATTAGAAACTTCTACATCAACAAAGACAGCGAATACTCAATTAACACCGATGTCTTTGGATCAAGTTTTACAACAAAGTATTCCCCGTTGGCAACAAGCAGCAAAGCGGCGGAATTTAACTTTAGATGTGGCTTTACCCCAGCAATTACCCACAGTAGTTAGTAACCCGAATATGTTAGACCGGGTACTCACTGGTTTAATGGAAAATTTTACCCGTAGCTTACCTCCTGGGAGTTCTATTCAAGTTCAAGTTATCCCCGCAGGTGATCAATTAAAATTACAATTATCACCACAATTATATTGTCAAGATACAACTAGAGATTTTAACTTACCAATTCGTAAATCCTTGGGTCAATTGTTAGTTCTCCAACCAGAAACAGGAACTATTAGTTTAAATATTTCTGCCACTAAGCATTTATTTCAA from Okeanomitos corallinicola TIOX110 includes the following:
- a CDS encoding DUF4070 domain-containing protein; protein product: MRVLLVYPIFPRTFWSYEKILALVDRKVLLPPLGLVTVAAILPQEWEFKLVDRNIRAATEEEWAWADIVIFSAMIVQKQDLLDQIREAKRRGKLVALGGPYPTSTPHEVEAAGADYLILDEGEITLPMFVEAVQKGEKSGVFRATEKPDVTGTPIPRFDLLEFNAYDMMSVQFSRGCPFQCEFCDIIVLYGRKPRTKSPEQLLAELDYLYELGWRRGVFMVDDNFIGNKRNVKLLLKELKVWMAEHQYPFNFDTEASIDLAQDQEMMELMVDCGFKAVFLGIETPDEDSLQLTKKFQNTRSSLTESVETIIKAGLRPMAGFIIGFDGEKAGAGDRIVRFAELAAIPSTTFAMLQALPNTALWHRLKKEGRLRENKDGNINQTTLMNFIPTRPLEELAREYVEAFCALYDPVAYLDRTYRCFMMLGSPKWTAPAKTPEWVVIKALLIVIWRQGFKRETRWKFWHHFFSILKHNPKVIEQYVSTCAHIEHFMEYRQIVRDEIESQLAAYLAQGAEKPYVPEKEKAVA
- a CDS encoding mechanosensitive ion channel family protein, encoding MRLKFLAITGSIALAVISVPKATAQIPLLPYLPTPNNVNNGAEDITTSEWIYLDGRPLFQIAGSKNSIIPRAQSIQLNLQEISNNYFQLSEKKLKSQIRTVNDLPVIYINGKYLMTVNSLDARLRNLDPETLANQITANLQQELEKAKSERQTPALIFQGKIAGVLTVTMVLLSLFIYRHQRHLHKQKIEAIDLNEETDQTITTQLDQQQNEHLTEVKKIFFQLTQTGIWAGGSFIILGLFPYTRALQLAILAAAQIPFKVGVVILGTYVVVYISYALIDRLTKTLISGGFLLNSEASERMQLRVSTFSGVTKSITTLICIGVGILIALVALGIDIVPLLAGAGLIGVAVSLASQNLIKDAINGFLIILEDQYALGDVIVVGDVGGLVENLNLRMTQVRDAEGRLITIPNSEIKVVANLSSRWSRADLTIPVSYQTNIDRALQLIKDVANEMNQEPLWQRQIIDQPSILGIDNFGDRGMMIRVWIKTQPLKQWDVAREYRRRLKITFDQMGINIPVHQHSIWVNDAQFFSPQNNGTTLNSSEVNNQE
- the ahcY gene encoding adenosylhomocysteinase, with translation MTATTPRLKHEVKDLALAPLGRQRIDWAGREMPVLKQIRDRFEKEKPFAGLRLVACAHVTTETAHLAIALKAGGADAILIASNPLSTQDDVAACLVTDYEIPVFAIKGEDAETYNRHVQIALDHRPNVIIDDGSDVVADLVKNRQHQLSDLIGTTEETTTGIVRLRAMLNDGVLTFPAMNVNDADTKHFFDNRYGTGQSTLDGIIRATNILLAGKTVVVAGYGWCGKGTALRASGMGANVIVTEIDPIKAIEAVMDGFRVLPMAEAAAHGDIFVTVTGNKHVIRGEHFDVMKDGAIVCNSGHFDIELDLKTLRTKTKEVKTVRPFTEQYILNSGKSVIVLGEGRLVNLAAAEGHPSAVMDMSFANQALAVEYLVKNKGKLEPGLYSIPTEVDQEIARLKLQAMKINIDSLTADQIDYINSWQSGT
- a CDS encoding valine--tRNA ligase, giving the protein MTATIPNLPSLYEPFSTEAKWQKFWEDNQVYKADPDHAGEPYCIVIPPPNVTGRLHMGHAFEGALIDSLVRYQRMKGRNTLWLPGTDHASIAVQTILEKQLKAEGKTRYDIGREKFLEKAWEWKAESGGTIVNQLRRLGVSVDWSRERFTLDEGLSKAVLEAFNRLYDEGLIYRGNYLVNWCPASQSAVSDLEVEPKEVNGNLWHFRYPLSDGSGFVEVATTRPETMLGDTGVAVNPEDDRYKHLIGKTLTLPIMNREIPIIGDELVDPTFGTGCVKVTPAHDPNDFEMGKRHNLPFINIMNKDGTLNENAGEFQGQDRFVARKNVIARLEADSVLVKIEDYKHTVPYSDRGKVPVEPLLSTQWFVKIRPLADKTLDFLDNQSSPEFVPERWRKVYRDWLVNLRDWCISRQLWWGHQIPAWYAVSETNGEITDTTPHFVARNEAEALEKAKSQFGEEVKLEQDPDVLDTWFSSGLWPFSTLGWPEQTKDLETYYPTATLVAGFDIIFFWVARMTMMAGHFTGKMPFKNVYIHGLVRDENNKKMSKSANNGIDPLLLIDKYGTDALRYTLVKEVVGAGQDIRLEYDRKKDESISVEASRNFANKIWNAARFVMMNLDGQTPEKLGKAKPTELSDKWIISRYHQVIKQTNNYFDNYSFGEAAKGLYEFIWGDFCDWYIELVKSRLQKDAEPASRKVAQQIIAEILEGILKLLHPFMPHITEEIWQTLTQQPAENPQCLALQSYPEADNKLIDADLETQFDLLIGTIRTIRNLRAEADVKPGVKITANLQSESEKERSILTLAESYIKDLAKVETLTIQTPEITVEEKPKINLLFNSIYWRTFLTIFVVISALITVRVAVFVGNTSLRLPIFGTFFELVGLAYAGWFIVRYLLNAKARQEIFAKYLPAEEETKEAEIETAVTEEKEKENSIAGVVGTVQIVIPLTGVVDVEVLRAKLEKSLSKVEAEVKSLSGRLSNSNFVDKAPADVVQTTRDALAEAQKQAEILQERLGTL